A genomic segment from Roseibium algicola encodes:
- a CDS encoding SDR family NAD(P)-dependent oxidoreductase: protein MSVACRHILVTGGGSGVGAACAHLFAEKGAKVTILGRTEASLAEQKLPYQVCDVTDAQAVQAAVAAARTVNGPVDVVVANAGAASSKPFARTSAEDFQAMLAVNLFGVSNVWQAVLPDMKASGWGRMIAIASTAGLRGYPYVSAYSAAKHAVVGLTRSLARELARTGITVNAICPGFIETPMLHRSIDTIVEKTGMSREAAADSLKADNPQGRFIQVSEVAEAALYLCSDGAVSINGHALTLSGGEL, encoded by the coding sequence ATGAGTGTCGCTTGCCGCCATATCCTTGTTACCGGTGGCGGCAGTGGCGTCGGCGCTGCCTGTGCCCACCTCTTCGCTGAAAAAGGCGCAAAGGTCACCATTCTCGGCAGGACGGAAGCAAGCCTTGCCGAACAGAAGTTGCCGTACCAGGTATGCGATGTAACCGATGCGCAGGCCGTCCAGGCAGCCGTTGCTGCCGCGCGGACGGTTAATGGTCCGGTTGATGTCGTGGTCGCCAACGCAGGGGCTGCCAGCAGCAAACCCTTTGCCCGAACCTCCGCGGAAGACTTTCAGGCCATGCTGGCGGTCAATCTCTTCGGCGTGTCGAATGTCTGGCAGGCTGTCCTGCCGGACATGAAGGCGAGCGGCTGGGGCAGGATGATCGCAATTGCCTCCACCGCCGGTCTGCGCGGCTATCCCTATGTAAGCGCTTATAGCGCCGCCAAACATGCTGTCGTCGGGCTGACGCGCTCGCTGGCGCGGGAACTCGCCAGAACCGGCATCACCGTCAATGCGATTTGCCCCGGCTTCATCGAGACGCCGATGCTGCATCGCTCCATTGACACGATTGTCGAAAAGACTGGCATGAGCCGGGAAGCCGCGGCTGACAGCCTGAAAGCGGACAATCCACAGGGACGCTTCATCCAGGTGTCGGAAGTGGCCGAAGCTGCGCTTTATCTGTGTTCTGATGGAGCGGTGTCCATCAACGGTCACGCGCTGACACTTTCGGGAGGAGAGCTGTGA
- a CDS encoding bifunctional salicylyl-CoA 5-hydroxylase/oxidoreductase has product MRIACLGGGPAGLYFAISMKLRDPSHEIDVIERNRADDTFGWGVVLSDETLQNLAVNDAVSAKAIGENFAYWDDIALHMRGERLVSTGHGFCGIGRMKLLLLLQERARELGINLKFETEVDSAEDYRKDYDLVVASDGLNSKTRTLYQDTFKPDIDQRLCQFVWLGTHQKFADAFTFIFEETEHGWVWAHAYQFDDETATFIVECTQETFDAFGFGEMSQEDSIRTCEEIFKDHLGGHPLMTNAKHIRGSAWIRFPRVLCEKWSHENVVLLGDAAATAHFSIGSGTKLAFESAIALAEYLHTEADMAAAFKRYEEGRRLEVLRLQSAARNSLEWFEHVERYLHLDPVQFNYSMLTRSQRISHENLRLRDPKWLESAERWFMNQAGVSPNSPVRAPMFTPFKLREMELKNRIVVSPMAQYKAVDGSPTDWHMVHYAERAKGGAGLVFVEMTCVSAEGRITPGCPGLYAPEHEAAWKRLTDFVHAETDAKICCQIGHSGRKGSTRIGWEGMDKPLHDGNWELVSASAIPWSDGNAVPREITLAEMDAIKAEFVAAAEMAERAGFDMIELHAAHGYLLSSFISPVSNARTDEYGGSLDNRMSWPLEVFNAMRAVWPDHKPMSVRISACDWVGEEGITPDDAVEIARRFRDAGVDLVDVSAGQTTPKARPVYGRMFQTPFSDRIRNEGGLPTMAVGNIYEADHANSILMAGRADLVAVGRPHLADPYWTLHEAAKIGDRNATDWPLPYLAGRDQMWRLADREAEMLKV; this is encoded by the coding sequence ATGCGGATTGCTTGTCTGGGCGGGGGACCTGCCGGTCTCTATTTCGCCATCTCGATGAAACTGCGAGACCCATCCCACGAGATCGACGTGATCGAGCGCAACCGCGCCGACGATACGTTCGGCTGGGGCGTGGTGCTCTCCGATGAGACCCTTCAGAACCTTGCGGTGAACGACGCCGTCAGCGCCAAGGCCATCGGCGAGAATTTCGCTTATTGGGACGACATTGCCCTTCATATGCGTGGAGAGCGTCTCGTCTCCACCGGGCATGGTTTCTGCGGCATCGGTCGCATGAAATTGCTGCTGCTCCTTCAGGAGCGCGCCCGCGAGCTCGGCATCAACCTGAAGTTCGAAACCGAAGTCGACAGCGCCGAGGATTATCGCAAGGACTACGATCTCGTAGTGGCCAGCGACGGTCTGAATTCCAAGACCCGCACGCTCTATCAGGACACGTTCAAACCTGACATCGATCAGCGCCTTTGCCAGTTCGTCTGGCTCGGCACGCATCAGAAATTTGCCGATGCCTTCACCTTCATCTTCGAGGAAACCGAACACGGCTGGGTCTGGGCGCACGCCTACCAGTTCGACGATGAAACGGCGACCTTCATCGTGGAGTGCACGCAGGAAACCTTTGACGCTTTCGGCTTTGGCGAAATGAGCCAGGAAGACAGCATCCGGACCTGCGAGGAAATCTTCAAGGATCACCTTGGCGGCCATCCGCTGATGACCAACGCCAAGCATATCCGGGGCTCCGCCTGGATCCGCTTCCCGCGTGTCCTGTGCGAGAAGTGGAGCCACGAGAATGTGGTTCTGCTCGGCGATGCTGCCGCAACGGCGCATTTTTCCATCGGTTCCGGCACCAAGCTTGCCTTTGAATCGGCAATTGCGCTCGCGGAATACCTGCACACCGAAGCGGATATGGCCGCTGCTTTCAAGCGCTACGAGGAAGGCCGGCGCCTGGAGGTGCTGCGTCTGCAGTCGGCAGCACGCAACTCGCTGGAATGGTTCGAACACGTCGAGCGTTATCTCCATCTCGATCCGGTCCAGTTCAACTATTCCATGCTGACCCGTTCCCAGCGCATAAGTCACGAGAACCTGCGTCTGCGGGATCCGAAATGGCTGGAATCGGCCGAGCGCTGGTTCATGAACCAGGCCGGCGTTTCCCCGAATTCTCCCGTGCGCGCACCCATGTTCACGCCGTTCAAACTGCGCGAGATGGAGTTGAAGAACCGCATCGTCGTCTCGCCCATGGCGCAGTACAAGGCCGTTGATGGTTCGCCGACCGACTGGCACATGGTCCATTACGCCGAGCGTGCCAAGGGCGGGGCAGGTCTCGTCTTTGTCGAGATGACCTGCGTCAGTGCCGAGGGTCGGATCACGCCAGGCTGTCCGGGGCTCTATGCGCCAGAACACGAGGCGGCCTGGAAACGGTTGACCGATTTCGTGCATGCCGAAACAGATGCCAAGATCTGTTGCCAGATCGGCCATTCCGGCCGCAAGGGGTCCACGCGGATCGGCTGGGAAGGCATGGACAAGCCGCTTCACGACGGCAACTGGGAACTTGTTTCCGCGTCCGCGATCCCCTGGTCAGACGGCAATGCCGTGCCGCGCGAGATCACACTTGCCGAGATGGACGCGATCAAGGCGGAGTTCGTTGCTGCAGCGGAAATGGCTGAGCGCGCCGGCTTCGACATGATCGAGCTTCATGCGGCTCACGGCTACCTGCTGTCGTCTTTCATTTCTCCGGTGTCCAACGCACGGACGGACGAATACGGCGGCTCACTGGATAACCGCATGAGCTGGCCGCTGGAGGTCTTCAACGCTATGCGCGCTGTCTGGCCTGATCACAAGCCGATGTCTGTTCGCATTTCTGCCTGCGACTGGGTGGGCGAGGAAGGCATCACGCCGGACGACGCGGTCGAGATAGCTCGCCGCTTCCGTGATGCCGGCGTCGATCTGGTCGACGTCTCCGCGGGTCAGACAACACCGAAGGCTCGTCCGGTCTATGGCCGCATGTTCCAGACGCCGTTCTCCGACCGTATCCGCAACGAGGGCGGGCTGCCGACCATGGCTGTCGGCAACATCTACGAGGCAGACCACGCCAACTCGATCCTTATGGCGGGCCGGGCGGATCTTGTTGCCGTCGGCCGTCCGCATCTGGCGGATCCGTATTGGACGCTGCATGAAGCAGCCAAGATCGGCGACCGGAACGCCACCGACTGGCCGTTGCCGTATCTCGCGGGCCGCGACCAGATGTGGCGTCTGGCCGATCGGGAAGCGGAGATGTTGAAAGTATGA
- a CDS encoding LacI family DNA-binding transcriptional regulator, with protein MPTIKDVARKAGVSVGTVSRVLSKNESVKQPLKERVLAAMKELDYKPNLAARALRTNSIDVIGLVVPDITNPFFSQLAKNIEMEAAKRGHSVMLANSHDDAEAEQTQIAALLDRAVCGVIVVATSDGGQTHKADVPIVSLDRRFGPYPLVATDHFDGSAKIADHLVGLGHRRIAYIAGPQSMEVARQRREGFVARIKALSTPEDPITLTVHEGHFDYDSGEDIGRSILKDASQETRPTAIAAASDQQAIGVLRCARDLKIAIPADLSVTGFDDIALAALVVPRLTTLRQPIEQLAGSAVARIFAGEAAADEAIAGEIVVRESTGNIPNS; from the coding sequence ATGCCAACAATCAAAGACGTCGCACGCAAAGCCGGTGTGTCCGTTGGTACTGTCTCCCGCGTTCTGTCCAAAAACGAGTCGGTCAAGCAGCCCCTGAAGGAGCGCGTGCTCGCGGCTATGAAGGAGCTGGACTACAAGCCCAACCTGGCTGCCAGGGCATTGCGCACCAACAGCATCGACGTGATCGGCCTCGTGGTGCCGGATATCACCAACCCTTTCTTTTCCCAGCTCGCCAAGAACATCGAAATGGAAGCCGCCAAGCGGGGCCACTCCGTGATGCTCGCAAATTCCCATGACGATGCGGAAGCCGAGCAGACCCAGATCGCGGCATTGCTGGACAGGGCCGTGTGCGGGGTCATCGTGGTGGCAACCTCCGACGGTGGCCAGACACACAAGGCCGACGTGCCGATCGTTTCGCTCGATCGCCGCTTCGGTCCCTATCCGCTGGTCGCAACTGACCATTTCGACGGCTCTGCGAAAATCGCCGATCATCTCGTCGGTCTCGGCCATCGCCGCATCGCCTATATCGCCGGCCCGCAATCCATGGAAGTGGCCCGCCAGCGGCGGGAAGGCTTTGTTGCCCGGATCAAGGCCCTGTCAACGCCGGAAGATCCGATCACGCTTACTGTCCACGAAGGTCATTTCGATTACGACAGCGGCGAAGACATCGGCCGGTCAATCCTGAAAGACGCTTCCCAGGAGACCCGCCCGACAGCCATCGCCGCCGCAAGTGACCAGCAGGCCATCGGTGTCTTGCGTTGCGCCCGCGATCTGAAGATCGCCATTCCGGCGGATCTTTCCGTCACCGGCTTCGATGACATTGCACTGGCAGCTCTCGTGGTCCCGCGTCTCACCACCTTGCGTCAGCCCATTGAACAGCTGGCCGGGTCAGCGGTTGCAAGGATCTTTGCCGGGGAGGCTGCTGCCGACGAAGCGATTGCCGGGGAGATCGTGGTGCGGGAATCGACTGGCAATATCCCGAATTCCTGA
- the rbsK gene encoding ribokinase: MTSVTVVGSINIDLTSYLDRWPKIGETISVRETVTSLGGKGANQAVAAARLGASVNFIGAVGRDGFGAEAAAALRPEGVAILLEEMTNTATGLAFIDVGPDGQNIIRLSAGANGRLSPENVSKYADILRKSRVLLLQNEIGLETSLAAARIAREAGALVIMDPAPAPDPAWPPEVLSSFDILTPNAGEAGGLLGTEPKTLADAREAAGALRSLGLRGAVVTMGADGVAWSIDGSTGALPAPRVRSIDTVAAGDCFNGAFAARIASGNSIEDAISFAMQAAALATTRKGAATSLPRLDEMEAFPAQRIA; the protein is encoded by the coding sequence TTGACGTCCGTTACCGTTGTCGGCAGCATCAATATCGATCTCACCAGCTATCTCGACCGCTGGCCGAAAATTGGCGAGACGATTTCCGTTCGCGAAACCGTCACCTCGCTGGGCGGGAAGGGGGCCAACCAGGCCGTCGCTGCCGCCCGTCTGGGAGCCAGTGTCAACTTCATCGGTGCCGTCGGCAGAGATGGCTTTGGCGCGGAAGCCGCCGCAGCCCTCAGGCCAGAAGGGGTTGCGATCCTTCTGGAGGAAATGACCAATACCGCAACCGGTCTTGCCTTCATTGATGTCGGACCTGACGGGCAGAACATTATCCGCCTCTCCGCCGGTGCAAATGGCAGGCTGTCACCGGAAAATGTCTCGAAATATGCAGATATCCTCCGCAAGAGCCGCGTCCTGCTTCTGCAGAACGAGATCGGTCTGGAAACATCGCTGGCCGCCGCGCGGATTGCCCGTGAGGCGGGTGCGCTGGTCATCATGGATCCGGCACCCGCGCCGGACCCTGCCTGGCCCCCTGAAGTTCTGTCCAGCTTTGATATCCTGACACCAAATGCGGGTGAGGCAGGCGGCCTGTTGGGAACAGAACCGAAAACACTGGCCGATGCACGCGAGGCGGCTGGTGCGTTGCGCAGCTTGGGCTTGCGCGGGGCCGTCGTCACCATGGGGGCAGACGGAGTTGCCTGGTCAATCGACGGCAGCACCGGCGCCTTGCCGGCGCCAAGGGTTCGCAGCATCGACACGGTTGCCGCCGGTGACTGTTTCAACGGTGCTTTTGCAGCAAGAATTGCCTCGGGCAATTCGATTGAAGATGCAATTTCGTTCGCCATGCAGGCGGCGGCGCTGGCAACAACCCGCAAGGGAGCGGCAACATCGTTGCCACGTCTGGACGAGATGGAGGCTTTCCCCGCCCAACGCATTGCCTGA
- the rbsD gene encoding D-ribose pyranase, protein MKRTALLNRHLSLLVASLGHLDEIVVADAGLPVPAGVKVIDLAVTAGVPSFRELLTALKSELVIEGAVWAEEASAELTSLMQHEVASWAEETGKAITVSRLTHEAFKHRMQTARAVIRTGEVTPYANIILISGVAF, encoded by the coding sequence ATGAAACGCACAGCCCTTTTGAACCGCCACCTGAGTTTGCTTGTTGCTTCTCTCGGGCACCTGGACGAAATCGTTGTTGCCGATGCCGGTCTGCCTGTACCGGCCGGTGTGAAGGTGATCGACCTTGCCGTTACTGCAGGGGTGCCGAGCTTTCGCGAACTGCTGACCGCACTGAAGTCCGAACTCGTCATTGAGGGCGCCGTCTGGGCAGAGGAGGCATCTGCGGAACTGACCTCGTTGATGCAGCATGAAGTGGCTTCCTGGGCTGAGGAGACGGGTAAGGCGATTACCGTTTCAAGGCTTACGCACGAGGCTTTCAAGCACCGGATGCAAACGGCCAGGGCCGTGATCCGTACCGGCGAGGTGACCCCCTACGCCAACATCATCCTCATCAGCGGAGTTGCGTTTTGA
- a CDS encoding ABC transporter permease has protein sequence MTTETLSETAAAAPKFSIRTVLHNAGIGLALLALIVFFSLFTEHFLTPNNITNILTQITINLVLAVGMTFVILIGGIDLSVGSVMAFAAVVAGKAITLPGFGPAEAIALAVVAATLTGVFCGFLNGAISAYWSLPSFIITLGMLNIARGAALQVSEAQTIYSFPFAFEEFGSAMVYGVPVVFLVALLLVFIAWFVLNFTVFGRLIYGIGNNEEAVRLAGHSVARYKIAAFTICGLTAGIAAVVYMARLNISSPIAGIGFELNAIAAVIIGGTSLSGGRGSVIGTLLGAFIIGVLANGLILIGLSDFMRQMITGVVIIVAVILDYYRAKYASK, from the coding sequence ATGACAACCGAAACCTTGAGTGAAACGGCCGCCGCCGCACCGAAATTCTCCATCCGGACGGTGTTGCACAATGCGGGTATCGGCCTGGCCCTGCTGGCGCTGATCGTCTTTTTCTCGCTCTTCACCGAGCACTTTCTGACGCCGAACAACATCACCAACATCCTGACCCAGATCACCATCAACCTTGTGCTGGCCGTCGGCATGACTTTCGTGATCCTGATCGGCGGCATCGATCTGTCTGTCGGATCCGTCATGGCCTTTGCTGCCGTTGTTGCCGGCAAGGCGATTACCTTGCCCGGCTTCGGTCCGGCGGAGGCGATCGCGCTAGCCGTTGTCGCAGCCACCCTGACCGGCGTCTTCTGCGGCTTTCTCAACGGTGCCATAAGTGCCTATTGGTCGCTGCCGTCCTTCATCATCACGCTCGGCATGCTGAACATTGCCCGCGGTGCGGCGCTGCAGGTTTCCGAGGCACAGACCATCTATTCCTTCCCTTTCGCGTTCGAGGAATTCGGGTCCGCCATGGTTTACGGTGTGCCGGTAGTGTTCCTGGTGGCGCTTTTACTGGTGTTCATTGCCTGGTTCGTGCTGAACTTCACGGTCTTCGGCCGTCTGATCTACGGTATCGGCAACAACGAGGAAGCTGTCCGGCTGGCTGGTCATTCGGTGGCTCGCTACAAGATCGCGGCCTTCACCATCTGCGGTCTGACCGCCGGTATTGCCGCGGTCGTCTATATGGCACGCCTCAATATCTCCAGCCCGATTGCCGGCATCGGCTTTGAACTCAATGCCATTGCTGCCGTCATCATCGGCGGCACCAGCCTCAGCGGCGGGCGCGGATCGGTCATCGGGACGCTGCTGGGGGCCTTCATCATCGGTGTCCTCGCCAACGGGCTCATCCTGATCGGCCTCAGCGATTTCATGCGCCAGATGATCACCGGTGTCGTCATCATCGTTGCCGTCATCCTTGACTACTACCGTGCAAAGTACGCATCCAAATGA
- a CDS encoding sugar ABC transporter ATP-binding protein, whose protein sequence is MAAASLAAAPAAAPDRAFLTVEGLKKHFGGVKALDGVSFSLDEGEVHALVGENGAGKSTLIKILSGVFPYDAGQIALAGEPYRPMSPHDAKDHGVQVVHQEFNLLEHLTIAENISIEHLPKNSLGLLDRKEMNRRARKALDAIGLTDVDVTAPVRSLGIAHRQLVEIARALQSKSRILILDEPTATLTERETRRLFDIVAGIKADGVTVVFVSHHLDEVFAICDRVTVFRNGKTIATDQISETTPEGVVQRMVGRKLAAEQDEQPDGHALGASALRLEDLLTVANPGTNGVSLDLRYGEIVGISGLVGAGRTEILRGIFGIDPLKSGKIYRDGAEVRFKGPRDAIAAGIGFVTEDRKDEGLILDMPIAANISLANMGSVSRNGLLKLAEETRQAIASAARLTLKYGRASDPASSLSGGNQQKVVLAKWLARNPKVLLLDEPTRGVDVGAKAEIYAILKDLAREGVALLVVSSEMPELMTLADRILVLAEHEIQGEVKRPDFSEENILKLAYGQTPSAGENDK, encoded by the coding sequence ATGGCAGCAGCATCGCTTGCCGCAGCGCCCGCCGCTGCACCGGACCGTGCTTTCCTGACGGTCGAGGGTCTGAAAAAGCATTTCGGTGGCGTCAAGGCACTGGACGGGGTCAGTTTCTCTCTGGATGAAGGCGAGGTTCATGCGCTCGTCGGAGAAAACGGCGCTGGCAAATCCACCCTCATCAAGATCCTTTCAGGCGTGTTTCCCTACGACGCGGGACAGATCGCCCTGGCTGGCGAACCTTACCGCCCGATGAGCCCGCATGACGCCAAGGATCATGGCGTTCAGGTGGTTCATCAGGAATTCAACCTGCTTGAACACCTCACCATCGCCGAAAATATCTCCATAGAACATCTGCCGAAGAACAGCCTCGGTCTGTTGGACCGTAAGGAAATGAACCGGCGCGCGCGAAAGGCGCTGGATGCAATCGGACTGACGGATGTGGACGTCACCGCTCCAGTCCGCTCTCTCGGGATTGCCCATCGCCAGCTGGTCGAAATTGCCCGGGCGTTGCAGTCGAAAAGCCGGATCCTGATCCTGGACGAGCCGACCGCAACCCTGACGGAACGCGAGACCAGACGCCTGTTTGACATCGTTGCCGGTATCAAGGCGGACGGGGTCACCGTGGTATTCGTCTCGCACCACCTCGATGAGGTGTTTGCCATCTGTGACCGTGTCACCGTGTTTCGAAACGGCAAGACCATTGCGACCGATCAGATCAGCGAGACCACTCCGGAAGGTGTTGTGCAGCGGATGGTGGGGCGCAAGCTTGCCGCCGAACAGGACGAACAGCCCGATGGCCATGCGCTTGGCGCAAGCGCATTGAGGCTGGAAGACCTTCTGACCGTTGCAAATCCCGGGACAAACGGGGTTTCACTTGATTTGCGTTACGGCGAGATCGTCGGGATATCCGGACTTGTCGGGGCAGGGCGTACCGAAATCCTGCGCGGCATCTTCGGGATCGATCCGCTCAAGTCCGGCAAGATCTACCGTGATGGCGCGGAAGTACGCTTCAAGGGGCCGCGTGACGCCATTGCTGCGGGCATCGGTTTCGTCACCGAAGATCGCAAGGACGAAGGCCTCATTCTGGACATGCCCATTGCTGCCAACATATCGCTGGCCAACATGGGCTCGGTCTCGCGCAACGGGCTTTTGAAGCTGGCCGAGGAAACGCGCCAGGCCATCGCAAGCGCGGCTCGGCTGACCCTCAAATACGGACGGGCCTCGGATCCTGCCTCGAGCCTCTCCGGCGGCAACCAGCAGAAGGTTGTTCTGGCCAAATGGCTGGCGCGCAATCCGAAGGTGTTGCTGCTCGACGAGCCGACACGCGGTGTGGATGTCGGCGCCAAGGCGGAAATCTACGCCATTCTGAAAGACCTGGCCCGAGAAGGGGTTGCCTTGCTTGTCGTCTCTTCGGAAATGCCGGAGCTGATGACACTGGCCGATCGCATTCTGGTGCTTGCCGAACATGAGATCCAGGGCGAAGTGAAACGCCCGGATTTCTCTGAAGAAAACATTCTGAAACTGGCCTACGGGCAAACGCCGAGCGCCGGGGAAAACGACAAATGA
- a CDS encoding sugar ABC transporter substrate-binding protein — MKLLKIAAAAATGLALLGGTALADDKPVVGLIMKSLANEFFQNMMVGAEEHQKRRGDYELKAVGMQNETDFESQINAVENFITQGVDAIVVAPADSRAMVRPLKKAMEAGIVVVNFDVALDEEAKKQQGVELAFVGPDNRGGAKLAGDALGKKLGEGAKVVIIEGNPGADNATQRRLGFEDSVAEYKLDLLDSRTAHWETEEANQVFATMLTAHPDVQGVMAANDSMAIGVVKALESAGRTDIEVIGFDNIPAVGPMIEDGRMLATVDQFGTDMAANAIDMALDVVSTGEQLQGWVKTPIELVTAK; from the coding sequence ATGAAGTTATTGAAAATCGCTGCCGCGGCAGCGACCGGCCTCGCTTTGCTTGGTGGAACCGCTCTTGCCGACGACAAGCCGGTGGTGGGCCTGATCATGAAATCATTGGCCAACGAGTTCTTTCAGAACATGATGGTTGGTGCCGAGGAGCATCAGAAGCGCCGTGGCGACTATGAGCTCAAGGCCGTCGGCATGCAGAACGAGACCGACTTTGAATCCCAGATCAATGCGGTCGAAAACTTCATCACGCAGGGTGTGGACGCCATCGTTGTCGCACCGGCCGACAGCCGCGCCATGGTCCGTCCGCTGAAAAAGGCGATGGAAGCCGGTATCGTCGTGGTCAACTTCGACGTGGCGCTTGATGAGGAAGCCAAGAAGCAACAGGGCGTAGAACTCGCGTTCGTCGGTCCGGACAACCGGGGCGGTGCCAAGCTTGCCGGTGATGCACTGGGCAAGAAGCTGGGTGAGGGCGCAAAGGTTGTCATCATCGAAGGCAACCCGGGTGCGGACAACGCCACGCAGCGCCGCCTGGGCTTTGAAGACTCTGTTGCCGAGTACAAGCTGGACCTGCTCGACAGCCGGACAGCGCATTGGGAAACCGAAGAAGCCAACCAGGTCTTCGCCACAATGCTGACAGCGCATCCCGACGTTCAGGGCGTGATGGCAGCTAACGACTCCATGGCGATTGGCGTTGTAAAGGCACTGGAAAGCGCCGGCCGCACCGACATTGAAGTCATCGGTTTTGACAACATTCCTGCAGTCGGCCCGATGATCGAAGACGGTCGGATGCTGGCTACCGTCGACCAGTTCGGCACCGACATGGCGGCCAATGCCATCGACATGGCGCTCGACGTCGTTTCGACCGGTGAACAGCTGCAGGGCTGGGTCAAGACGCCGATCGAATTGGTGACTGCGAAGTAG
- a CDS encoding GFA family protein: MKRYTGGCLCGNVRFVAEGEPYRVGLCHCLDCRKHHGALFHASAVFPQDAVSHEGETGEYRGRSFCPRCGSSVFSQTGDETEVHLGALDAPDQMTPTYELWTIRREAWLPEFPISRHYERDRENEGREE; this comes from the coding sequence ATGAAGCGATACACCGGTGGCTGCCTGTGCGGGAATGTCCGGTTCGTGGCTGAAGGCGAACCGTATCGGGTCGGCCTTTGTCATTGTCTTGATTGCCGCAAGCATCACGGGGCGCTGTTCCACGCCTCTGCTGTCTTTCCGCAGGATGCCGTAAGCCACGAAGGTGAAACGGGCGAGTATCGGGGGCGGTCTTTCTGTCCTCGGTGCGGGTCGTCCGTTTTTTCGCAAACGGGTGATGAAACCGAGGTGCATCTGGGAGCGCTGGACGCACCCGACCAGATGACCCCGACCTACGAACTCTGGACCATCCGCCGCGAAGCCTGGCTGCCGGAATTTCCGATTTCCAGACACTACGAGCGCGATCGGGAAAACGAGGGGCGCGAGGAGTAG
- a CDS encoding SDR family oxidoreductase produces MRLEGKKAIVTGGASGFGAGIVRKFAAEGAKVMVADLNLDLAEEIAAEVGGLAIKTDVSSNDSVSHLADVASSLLGGVDILVNNAGITHLPKLMQDVTEEEFDRVLAVNCKSVYLTAKHFVPAMTEAGKGAILNVASTAGLSPRPRLNWYNASKGWMITATKTMAVELAPSGVRVNAICPVAGETPLLKSFMGEDTPEMRAKFLSTIPIGRFSTPEDMGNAACFLCSDEAGMITGVAMEVDGGRCI; encoded by the coding sequence ATGAGACTTGAAGGAAAGAAAGCGATTGTCACGGGTGGGGCCTCGGGCTTTGGTGCTGGCATCGTGCGCAAGTTCGCAGCAGAAGGCGCAAAGGTCATGGTCGCCGACCTGAACCTGGATCTTGCAGAGGAAATTGCCGCGGAAGTTGGCGGACTGGCCATCAAGACGGATGTCTCCAGCAATGACAGCGTCAGCCACTTGGCCGATGTTGCCTCCTCGCTGCTCGGCGGGGTCGATATCCTGGTCAACAATGCCGGCATCACGCATCTGCCCAAACTGATGCAGGACGTTACGGAAGAAGAGTTCGACCGGGTCCTCGCGGTCAATTGCAAGTCGGTCTATCTGACGGCGAAGCACTTCGTCCCGGCCATGACGGAAGCCGGCAAGGGGGCGATCCTGAATGTGGCTTCCACCGCAGGCCTCAGCCCGCGTCCCAGGCTCAACTGGTACAACGCCTCCAAGGGGTGGATGATCACCGCGACAAAGACGATGGCGGTCGAACTCGCCCCGTCGGGCGTACGGGTCAACGCAATTTGCCCGGTGGCCGGCGAAACGCCGCTTCTGAAAAGCTTCATGGGTGAAGACACGCCGGAAATGCGTGCCAAGTTCCTCTCCACCATTCCCATCGGCCGTTTTTCGACACCGGAAGACATGGGCAACGCGGCCTGTTTCCTGTGCTCGGATGAGGCGGGCATGATTACCGGGGTTGCGATGGAAGTTGACGGCGGACGCTGCATCTGA